In Pangasianodon hypophthalmus isolate fPanHyp1 chromosome 3, fPanHyp1.pri, whole genome shotgun sequence, a single genomic region encodes these proteins:
- the plek gene encoding pleckstrin — protein MEPNIIREGYLVKKGTVLNSWKVVWVVLADDAIEFFKKKTDSSPKGMIPLKEAVLTNPCQDFSKRTLVFKVTTEKKQDHFFQATHLEEREAWVKDIKRAITCLQGGKKFARKSTRRSIRLPESVNLSELYVLMKDQDTGIKEMKLEKDKKLFNHCFTGDTVIDWLISQGKARNRSEGVMLATGLLNEGYLQPAGELSKAAVESSAESAFLDQPDALYYFAESGFFCEGYSSDEDVLVKEEFRGAIVKQGCLMKQGHRRKNWKVRKFILRDDPAYIHYYDPTKGEEDPLGSIHLRGSVVTAVDYVPDAKRHDIEGNLFEIITSDEIHYYLQAATAEERNDWIKAIQVVSKSGK, from the exons GGCACTGTGCTGAATTCATGGAAAGTGGTGTGGGTGGTGTTAGCAGATGATGCAATAGAGTTTTtcaagaaaaagacagacagcagtCCAAAGGGCATGATTCCATTAAAAGAAGCTGTGTTGACCAACCCGTGCCAGGACTTCAGCAAAAGAACG TTAGTGTTCAAGGTGACCACAGAAAAGAAGCAGGACCATTTTTTCCAAGCAACCCacctggaggagagagaggcaTGGGTGAAAGATATCAAGAGAGCCATCACTTGTCTGCAGGGCGGAAAGAAGTTTGCCAGGAAGTCTACCAGGAGGTCAATTCGATTGCCTGAATCAGTTAACCTGAG TGAGCTCTACGTTTTAATGAAAGACCAAGACACAggaattaaagaaatgaaactggaaaaagacaagAAGCTTTTCAACCACTGCTTCACTG GTGACACAGTGATTGACTGGCTGATCTCTCAGGGGAAGGCGAGGAACCGGTCTGAGGGTGTAATGCTGGCCACAGGGCTGCTGAATGAAGGCTATCTGCAGCCAGCTGGAGAGCTGTCTAAAGCAGCTGTGGAAAGCAGTGCGGAGTCTGCATTCCTGGACCAGCCGGATGCTCTGTACTACTTT GCAGAAAGTGGCTTCTTCTGTGAAGGCTACTCAAGTGATGAGGATGTGCTTGTAAAGGAGGAGTTCAGAGGAGCCATAGTCAAGCAGGGCTGTCTGATGAAACAG GGCCACAGACGAAAAAACTGGAAGGTGAGAAAATTTATCCTGAGAGATGATCCTGCATATATCCACTACTATGACCCTACCAAG GGCGAGGAGGATCCTCTTGGCTCGATTCACTTGCGTGGATCTGTTGTGACTGCGGTGGATTATGTACCAGATG CTAAGAGGCATGACATCGAGGGCAACTTGTTTGAGATCATCACTTCAGATGAGATACACTACTACCTGCAGGCAGCTACAGCTGAAGAACGCAATGATTGGATCAAAGCCATTCAAGTAGTGTCAAAGTCTGGAAAATAA